A genome region from Setaria italica strain Yugu1 chromosome III, Setaria_italica_v2.0, whole genome shotgun sequence includes the following:
- the LOC101757658 gene encoding tubby-like F-box protein 8 produces MSFRSIVRDVRDGFGSLSRRSFEVTIAGLSGLTGHHRGKSQSTVHELRDTDLIIQESRWANLPPELLRDVIRRLEASESTWPNRKNVVSCAAVCRTWREMCREIVLSPEFCGKLTFPVSLKQPGHRDGMIQCFIKRDKSKSTYHLYLCLSTAVLTENGKFLLSAKRNRKTTCTEYVISMDADNISRSSSTYIGKLRSNFLGTKFMIYDTQPPYNGAVVPHAGRTSRRFNSKKVSPKVPTGSYNIAQVTYELNVLGTRGPRRMHCVMHSIPASAVEPGGIVPGQPEQILPRALEESFRSTTSFSKSSIMDRSMDFSSSRDFGSVRDFSSARFSDIARGAMVGDEEEQNKERPLVLRNKAPRWHEQLQCWCLNFRGRVTIASVKNFQLIATSSQPPATGAPTVSQPAPSDQDKVILQFGKVAKDMFTVDYRYPLSAFQAFAICLSSFDTKLACE; encoded by the exons ATGTCGTTTCGCAGCATCGTTCGTGATGTTCGGGACGGTTTTGGTAGCCTGTCAAGGCGGAGCTTTGAGGTGACCATTGCTGGCCTTTCTGGACTCACCGGGCATCACAGGGGGAAATCTCAGAGCACGGTGCATGAGCTCCGTGATACAGATCTCATAATCCAGGAGAGCCGTTGGGCTAATCTCCCTCCTGAGCTCCTCCGGGATGTGATCCGGAGGCTGGAGGCCAGCGAGAGCACCTGGCCAAATCGCAAGAATGTTGTTTCCTGCGCTGCTGTTTGTCGGACGTGGAGGGAGATGTGCCGGGAGATTGTGCTGAGTCCGGAGTTCTGTGGGAAGCTTACCTTCCCAGTCTCTTTAAAGCAG CCTGGGCATCGAGATGGAATGATTCAATGTTTTATAAAGCGAGATAAATCAAAGTCTACATATCATCTCTACTTGTGCCTGAGCACTG CTGTACTTACGGAGAACGGCAAGTTCCTCTTATCAGCTAAAAGGAACCGCAAGACAACATGCACGGAGTATGTTATCTCGATGGATGCCGACAACATCTCAAGGTCAAGCAGCACATATATTGGAAAGCTGAG GTCCAACTTCCTAGGCACAAAATTTATGATCTATGACACACAGCCCCCTTATAATGGGGCTGTTGTCCCTCACGCTGGGCGAACCAGCCGGAGATTCAACTCCAAGAAAGTCTCCCCTAAGGTGCCAACTGGTAGCTACAACATAGCTCAGGTGACATACGAGCTAAATGTTCTCGGTACGAGGGGCCCTAGGCGGATGCACTGTGTCATGCACTCCATACCTGCCTCCGCGGTTGAGCCTGGCGGCATAGTCCCTGGACAGCCTGAGCAGATTCTGCCTCGAGCATTAGAGGAGTCCTTTCGCAGCACTACCTCCTTCTCCAAGTCATCCATCATGGACCGGTCCATGGATTTCAGTAGCTCCCGCGACTTCGGCAGTGTCCGTGACTTCAGCAGCGCCCGCTTTTCTGACATTGCCAGAGGCGCCATGGTTGGCGACGAAGAGGAACAAAATAAGGAGAGGCCTCTTGTGCTTCGCAACAAGGCCCCCAGATGGCATGAACAGCTGCAATGCTGGTGCCTCAACTTCCGCGGCCGAGTAACCATCGCGTCGGTGAAGAATTTCCAGCTGATTGCTACATCAAGCCAGCCCCCAGCCACTGGGGCTCCAACCGTGTCGCAGCCTGCTCCATCGGACCAGGACAAGGTCATCCTGCAGTTTGGCAAGGTGGCGAAAGATATGTTCACGGTGGACTACCGCTACCCGCTTTCCGCCTTCCAGGCTTTTGCGATCTGTTTGAGTAGCTTCGACACCAAATTAGCCTGTGAGTAG